A window of Adhaeribacter arboris genomic DNA:
GCAGTAATTCGCCTTCGCTCATTTCGCGGACGGCGTTGGATACAATCTTTAACAAATCAAAATCATTATTATGCAGCGAAAGCAAAAGTCCTTTTGAAAGCAGATAATCGCCCACTAATACAGCTATTTTATTTTTCCAGAGAGCATTTACTGAGAAAAATCCCCGGCGGTAATTAGCATCATCTACTACATCGTCGTGCACCAGGGTAGCGGTATGCAGTAGTTCAATGAGGGCGGCGCCGCGGTAGGTAGCATCGGAAATGCCGCCGGCAAACAAGTTAGCCGAAAAGAAAACGAACATTGGCCGCATTTGCTTGCCTTTTCGTTTTACAATGTAGCTCATTATCTTATCGAGCAATAACACTTTAGAACGCATCGATTGGCGAAATTTTGTTTCAAATTCGCGCATTTCCACTGCGATCGGGGCTTGTATCTCGTCTAAGGTTATATTCATTTTGCAGGCGGCACAATATTACAATGCCCACTTATTGAATCCAAGTATCTGAAGGCAAAATATCAAAACGGAAAGTTCTTCTAAGGAATAGGAGAAAATGAATGGCAAGTATATTATAGCCAGCAAAACGTTTTTAGTATTTTACTTCCCGAAACAATTTTAATAATATGCTGCCTCCCCTTACTTGTTTTTAATGAAGATTTCTGGAAGGTGTAAAAAATATATTTGCATAAAAAAAGCCTCCGGTTGGAGGCCTTTTTATGAATGAAATTTAAATTTTATTTCGGACGAACTTGCCACAGGGTGTTGGCGGCGTCATCGGCTACTAATAAAGCTCCGCTTGGCAGAACCGCTAAACCTACTGGTCGGCCATATACTTCGCTTTTATCCGCATCGGCAATAAAGCCGGTTAAAAAGCTTTCGGGCTTACCGGCAGGTTTTCCATCTTTAAACGGAACATAAACAACTTTATAACCGGCAAATTTAGAACGGTTCCAGGAACCATGCTGACCCACAAAGGCCCCGTTGCGGTACTTCTCCGGAAATAGTTTACCGTCGTAAAAAGTAAGGCCTAAGCTAGCCGTATGGGAGCCCAGCGGAACATCAGGCACCAACGTTTTTTTCACCATTTCGGGTTGTTGTTCTTTTTCCATGCGAGGGTCCGGGTGCGGGCCCCAGTAGGCAAATGGCCAACCGTAAAAGCCGCCTTCGCGCACGCTGGTTAAATAATCGGGTACCAAATCATCGCCTAGGTTATCACGTTCGTTTACTACGGTGTATAAGGTTTTGGTACCCGGCGCCCAGTCCATACCTACGGGGTTACGCAAACCGCTGCCGAAAACCCGTTCCCCAGAGCCATCCGGGTTTATTTCCAGAATATTAGCGCGCCGTTTTTCGTTATCCAAGCCGTTTTCGGCCACATTACTGCCCGATCCTACCGAAATATAAATCTTCGAGCCATCGGCATTCGCCACTATGTTACGGGTCCAGTGATTATTGTATCCGCCGGCGGGTAGGTCCAGGATTTTCTTACCCTCACCGGTGATGTGGTCTTGCCCGGTTTTATAAGGATATTTCCAGAGGCCGTCGGTATTTGCTACGTAAAAAGCATCGTTCAAAACCAGCATGCCTAAGGGCTGGTGCAGGTCTTCCAGAAAAGTAGTATGCACTTCTGGCTTGCCGTCTTGGTTCGTATCCCGGAATAAGGTAATACGGTTAGCGCTACCGCCGGTATTTACCTTGGTACTTTTGCCGGTGCCCACATTTTGCACTTTTTTAAAAATACTTTCTTCGGTACTGGATTCCGCTACTAAAATATCGCCGTTGGGGGCCACGTAAATCCAGCGGGGATTGCGCAATTTTTCGGCAAATTTAGTAACCGTAAAACCAGCCGGAGCTGTGGGTGTTTTACCCGCAGGCCAACCAATTACTTTACTGTTTTTAGCCGTAGGAGGCGTGGCAAACGGCTTAGGCAAGGTGTCGTTTTCAGCGCTGGTGGCAGTGGCCGCAGTACTATCGCTGGAAGCAGCAGAGTCGGTATTGGTAATGGATTCGGTTTTCTGGTTAGAATTGCAAGCGGTAAAAGCAAGAGCAAACAAAATACTACAAAGGTTTAACGGAAATTTTCTCATAGCAGGCATTTAAGTTTAAATTCATAATCATTTTTTGTACAAAATAAGCTTTAGAAGTACATAGCAATATATAGCTCATTTTGTTTGAAATTAAATACGAGTAACCCGACAAGTCGTTAAAATAAATTCCCGAAGTTTTATTATTTTTTTACATCAAGCCTCTTTCCATAGCATTAATGAGGAGATTAGTATGTCTTTAAACTTATTATCCATTATTTGGCATTGATTTTTGATTTTATTTGTAAATAGCTGTTAATAAGGTAAGGCGCTGTTAAACTCCTTAGATTAAAAATTTTTACTAATACCGATAACTCATAATTATCTTTCAGTGCTCTATCGGACAGAAAAATCCTAAAATGAACAGAAATTCGGTCTTAGAAATAATACAAAAAGATATTACCTGGGATGTAATTATAATTGGGGGGGAGCTACCGGCATCGGCGCAGCCTTAGAGTCATCAACCCGCGGATACAAAACTTTATTGCTCGAGCAATCGGATTTTACCAAGTCTACTTCCAGTAAAAGTACTAAACTGGTGCACGGTGGGGTACGTTACCTGGCGCAAGGTGATATTAAACTAGTACGGGAGGCAAGTTTAGAACGGGGGTTACTTTGCCGCAATGCGCCCCATCTGGTCAAAAATCAAACTTTTATTATTCCGAGCTATAGTTGGTGGGAGCGTCCTTGGTTTACCATAGGTTTAAAATTATACGATTTACTAGCTGGCAAGCTCAGTCTGGGCCCATCGGTGGCCATTTCTGCTAAAGAAACTATTGCCTATATACCTACCATTAAAACGCAAAAACTACGGGGGGGTGTACTATACCACGACGGGCAATTTGACGATTCAAGACTGGCGATTAATGTCCTACAAACTGTTTTTGAACAAGGTGGTTACGCTATCAATTACCTGCTGGTAACAAATTTGCTAAAAGATGAAAAAGGTAAATTAATCGGGTTGCAGGCTTACGATGCAGAAAATAACCAGCCGTATACGATACGCGGTAAAATAATTTTAAATGCTACCGGCGTTTTTACCGACCAAATCCTGAAAATGGACAATCCGGGTAATGCAACTTCTATTCGCCCGAGCCAAGGCGTGCATTTGGTATTAGATAAAGAGTTTTTACCCGGCGACCACGCGCTTATGGTTCCCAAAACGGACGATGGCCGGGTCTTGTTTTTAGTACCCTGGCACGGCAAAGTGATTGTGGGTACTACCGATACGCCTATTACCGAATCTTCCCTGGAACCACGGGCCTTGGAAAGTGAAATTGATTTTATTTTAACTACCGCCGGACGCTATTTAACCCGACCTCCGCAAAGGGCGGATGTACGCAGTGTATTTGCCGGCTTACGCCCGCTAGCCGCAGTAAACGGGAATTCTCAACGCACCAAAGAAGTATCGCGCAGTCATAAAATTATGGTTGCCCCATCCGGATTAGTATCTATCTTAGGCGGCAAATGGACTACTTTCCGGAAAATGGCCGAAGAGGTAATGGACGTGGTAGAAACAACCGCCAACTGGCCACCTAAACCTTCGGTAACCCGGGAGTTAAAAGTACACGGGGCTGCTACTCCCGATCCTTTGAATATATTAAGTAATTATGGCACCGATGCGACTCGTATTCAGGCATTAATAGCCGAGCGGCCGGAATTAGAAGAATATCTAAGCAGTCATTTAAAAATTATAAAAGCGCAAGTAATTTGGGCGGTACGCGAAGAAATGGCCCGCACCGTAGAAGATGTGCTCGCCCGCCGAGCACGGGCCTTGTTGTTAGATGCCCGCGAAAGCATACGGTTAGCGCCCGAAACGGCTCGCTTAATGGCGCAGGAACTAGGCTATTCTGAAAAATGGCAACAGCAGCAAGTACAACAATTTACGCAGGTAGCACAAGGTTATTTATTAACATAACCGTTCGTTGCCGGTAGCACCCGTATGCAATCAGGAACCACTTTACTTATATTTCAGCTGCCTTTAGTGGGTACTTTCAGGATAGAAAGTAATGATAATAAGTTTATGTCAGGCTTATCCGGCGGAAAGTACTAATTAACCAACCTTGAGAGGCATACTTTTTCAGCCTAACCTACTTTTCTCTCCTTCGAATCTAGTTTATCATTCTTTTAAATTATCCGGCAACTCTTTTATGGCGATATTACGGAAACGGTGCATAGCGCCAGGGGCCCAGGAATCCAGAATATTCCAGCCTACAACCGTGGACGAATACAAAGCCGTCCAATGAGATTGAAAACCAATCATACCTTTGGTAGCGCCGGCCATAAAATCGTTTTTAGGTTGAGTTATGTCCCACATTTCCACGTTGTTTATCCATAAAGTAATACGCGGCACCTCGCCTACCATCCTGATCCGGAAAGAATTCCAATCGTTGGCTCGCCAAACTTTGTTCCGGCCATTTGTTTTGGCTTCCCGGCCTACCGGCATGCGTTCGCCGAGCAAGTTACCGGTACTGCCGGCAGCTTCGTCCAACTCAATCTGGTAAGCAATGCCGCTTTCGGAAGATCGGATAAAAATACCACCGTTGGTGAAAGAATCTATTCTGGCTTCGAGATAAAGCTCAAAATTTTTAAATTTTTTGTAGCTCAACAGCACTCCTCCCTGCCCGTAAGGATTCTGTCGGAGTACAATAGTACCCTTCTCAACCCGCACATCAGGGGTGGTACCCTGGTGGGTGGTGCGGCTAATGTGCCAGCCTTGCAAGTTTTTCCCGTTAAAAATAGATTTAAATCCAGCCGGTATTTGCGCCCAAGCCGGAGAAATTAATAGATTAGAAAGAAGTAGAATCAGAATTTTTTTTATTTGCATGTGCTGAATTGGATTGGTAGAACGAACCTTGTAAATTTCTACTAATTGCGGCCGCTAATACTCAGAATAGCTACCTCCTATTAGTTTAAAGGCTACTTTTGTTAGTTACAAACTGGTTACTATGGTTAGACACCAGATACGCTTTGCTATACCGGCGCCAGAGGAAGCTAGAAGTATCAACAGAACTAAAATTTTAAATATAGACAACAATACCACAAAACTTTAGCCCAACCCAGGAAAACATGCCCGATTATATAGCAACGCATAACTTTCAACTCTTAACTCACTTGTTTGCTTTCATCACTAGCCTAACACCGATATCAAAACCATTCCCAGGGCCAGCGGCATGGGTCAGGTACGTGGCATTTTTTACGTCGCCGGTGAAAGAAGCGCCTTTTAAAACGTGTTCTTTACCGGTACGGGGCGGTACCGGATCGGCAAATATTTTTTCGTTATAATAATCCTGCACCCATTCCCATACGTTGCCCAACATGTCGTAAATACCCCAGGAATTCGGCTTTTTCTGTCCAATCGGGCTGGTTGTTGTACCACCCAAAACGGCTACTTCGTTTATTTCGGACCAAGGAATGTCTTCTGTGGCACCGGCTCGGGCGGCGTACTCCCATTCAAATTCGGTAGGTAAGCGGTAAGTGTGTTGTTTATCTTGTGCATTTAATTTTTTCACAAAAGCTTGTGCCTCCTCCCAGGTTATATTTTCGACGGGGTGTTTAGCGGCGTTATCTTTCACCTTATTTTTTTGAAATAAAGCCGGATTGCTGCCCATAATTTTTTGCCATTGTTCCTGGGTTACTTCGAATTTACCAATGTAATAAGGCTGATTCAGGTTCACCGTAAAACCCGGTCTAGCCGATTTTTGCGCCATTGCAGCGGCAGTTTTGTAAGCGCTCGGGGGTAAAGTTGGTCGGTCTAGTTTCTCTTTGGGCGGCTCTCCTACTCCCGGCTGAAACTTCCCCACCACCATACTGCCCGGTTTTACTAGCACGAACTCCATCCCGAACTTATTGGTGAAGGTGGCGGGTTGAGCCAAGAGTTTTAATGGTAACAGCAAGAGGATGAAACCAATTTTTATTACTGGTTTGATGGAAAACGTATGATAACATATTAAAGCTAAATCGAACATTTTTGGTTTACAATAAGATTTAATCCGAAGCTTCCCTCCTATAGATTAGGAGGGGCAGGGGTGATTGTCTTTATCATTATGTTTTTACTTGGAGCCTTTTCCAGTCTCCAGGCACGGGTGCTATCTAGTTTGATGAGTAACCAGCTTGCCTCCTGGCCGGTGGGCCCCGTTTGGCTCTTCCGGGCTGGTCTAAGCTTCCTTCTCTCCTGCGTCGAGGTGCCTCGGCACCGGAACCTTAGAAGGCCCTCCACAGCCAAACGGGTATTAGTTATTCTTAGCAAAAGTTTATACAATTATTAATACCCTAATTTTAAATTATTCTAAATTTATTAAGCGCGAAAGTAAGTTTAAGCTGTTGTATTCCACTTTTGAGCCGAGTTCAATTAACTATTCAACCAATTTTTAGTGAATAATAGCTATTGAAAACCGTGTTTCAGGTTGAAATCTGCAACCTCCTACTTATTTTGCCCAGTTGGTGTTTTCGTTGCGGCCTAATTTAAAAATCTCGAGCATTTGCAGGGTCATGCCTTCGGGGATTTTTGGGGTATTGGCCCGGACATTCTTCACTTCTTCCGCGGTTACCACCGAGGCATTATTCCCGATTTCGCCGCTGTTGCGCACGTAACTTAGCACCGAAGCAATCCATTCATCGTCGTTGTGGCCCATGGCCGGCATGATATCCGGATACGTTTTACCGTCAACTGGTCCCCTTAATCCGTTTAAAAGTAATTGGGTTAATAGAACCTTGTCTCCTTTTACCCGCGGCGAACCGGCTAATGGCGGAGCCGGCATTTCGCCACCACCCAATGACCGCCCCTTTCCATCCGGACCGTGACAACTCGCGCAAAGTTGTTTAAAAATTACCGCTCCTTTAGAGACCAGTTGGCGATCTGCCGGACTTAAATTCTTAGACCGAGCTTTTTCGGCGGCTAATGCTTTTTGCGTTTCCACGAAAGTAGTGTTGGAATATTGCAGCAGCTCGTTATTAGGATTGGCCGCAATTAAGTCTTTTACGGTGGCTTGGGCTGCTTCACTTTTATTCGTCCGTAACGATAAAGCCAGTTGAATCCGAACATCGGCGCTTGGGTCATTTTTTAAGGTGCTTAACTTTTGGATAACTTCCGGATCGTTTTTCGCCAGAAAATTTTCGCTAATCCAAACGGCCGTTTTTCTTACTTGTGGTTCTTCGTCGGCTAAAGCTTGAAATAACGTGACTTTATCTATCGCATTTAAACCTTCTAAAGTCCACAATGCGTGAATACGGGCCAAGTGATTGGGTTGCTCTTGGGCAGAAGTCATTTTCTTTAAAGCCGGAATTACCGATTGATCGTTACGCACAATCAGCAAAATCTGGGCATTGTCGCGCCACCAGCCGTTCGGGTGATTTAAATATTTTACTAACTGGCTGCTGGGTTCGTTCAACATGTTGGGACGGCGGTTATCGGGTTTAAAATCTTTGTGTACAACCCGGTAAATGCGGCCCATACCCCGGTTTTTGTCTAAGCCTTTTTCGGCTATAACCCCTCCTAGGTAGGAACCCGGCCCCGACCATTCGCTTTCCTGAATAATACCGTGGTACATATCTACAAGGTAAAAACAACCGTCCGGGCCCGTATTGGTATTAATGGGCCGGAAGTTCATATCGGCGGAAGCCAGCCAATCCTTTTTCTCGTAAGCATCTTTAATGTAAATCTTGCCTTCTTTATTCGTGACTTTACCGCGTTTGATTACCCGGCCTACGGGTTCCGGAATAAAATAATCCCCCTGCATATCGGCGGGTAAGCGGTCGCCGCGAAAAATCGATTGGCCGCAGCCGGATGTAAAATGGTTGAGCGTATTATCTTCGGAGCGCAAAGCTTCTTTTCCGCCTTGGGCATCCACGGTACCAATAATCGGCCACGGAATCGCAAACTCGGGCGTGTACTGATCTTTAAAATTTAAAGCGCCATAAGCCGGCATCTGCTGAATTTGCACCGCGGGCAAACCCGGACCCGCTTCCGAATAAAATAACCGGCCGTAATTATCAGCGGTTAGTCCCCACTGGCCAATCATATTATCGACCAAGGTATCAGCGATTAACTTACCGTTCTGGTATTTGTAGCGCAGATTATCGCGCGTTGGATAGATCCAGTTGTCGAGGTTCCAGAGTAAGCCACCGTTTTGGTGCTCCAGGTTCCGTACATCCTGCACATCATTCCGGAACACAATCTTCTTCTCGTCGGCTTTGCCATCGTTATTCGTATCGCGGTAACTCCAGATATGCTGCACATTGGTTTCCTGCACCAATAATTGGTCACCCACTGGTAGCACCACCCGGGGTAAAAGTAAGCTATCGATAAAAATGGTGTATTTATCCATTTTGCCGTCGCCGTTGGTATCTTCCAGGCGCTTAATGCGGCTGGTTCGTTCGTACTCGCCGGTGCCTACGGCATCCTTCATGTACGTATTCATTTCAGCCACGTACAAACGGCCGTTACCGTCCCAAGCCATAGCTACCGGTTCCTGCACCATGGGTTCACTAGCGACTAAATCTAGGCTATACCCCGGCGGTAACTGCACTTTTTTCATGCTTTCTTCCGGCGACAAGGGTGCCACCGGCGGATCTTTATCCACTACCACGCGCTCAAACGGTGGCTCGGCAGCAGTTTGAGTTTGGGCTACCGATTCCTTCTTGGCTGAAGAACAAGCACTCGCCAATAGACTCGCTGCTATCACAACAGCTAGAATTGGTTTAGAAATAAGATTTTTTTTAAATTTTAGATAGACGAACATGAAAATTCAAGTTTTTAGTATTCTACTAACGATTTAATACTTTAGCCTTATACGGATGGAATATTATTTTAGAAATTTAAAAACCGATCGACTAAAAATAGTAACCATAATTAGAGCTTTAAAGGACAACCTGAATCAGAGATAAATATCTAAACTCCTGAAAATACCCGTTTTATGGCTAATCTTGTTAAGTTATTTTCGATTTTACTAGTTCTGCCGCATCTATTTTTCATTCCTTTAGCACCTTAATAGTCAGATTTATTATGCTCTTTTTAATTTAAAGCTGGCGCGAGCGTCCTCGGTCGTGTCTACTATTGGGTAGGCCTCCGGCCGGGCGAACCGATAGCCTAATTTATATGTAATTAAGATAAATTTTTACCGACCAGAGGCCGGACCATATTACTCCCGAACGAGGACGCTCGCGAGAGGAAAACTTATTGCTTGAAATGTGGTCTGTGGACTATCGTCCAGGGACTAAATACTACTTTAACTCCGGGCTTTGAAAACCTAACTTTTTCAAACCTTGCTGCACATCCGGCGAACTCATAAATAGCTTCCAGATTAAACCGGTACGGTAATTTTCAATCATCACGATAATGGGTCCCTGATCGATGGCGAGGTGCGATTGGGCGTACCAGTTTTCGGTTTCGTTAAAAGCATCCACAAAGCCGTATTTGCTCCAGATTTTATCTCCCAGATCGTTATAAAAATGTTTTAGCGCTTGCATGGAATACTCCGGTGTGTACGGGAAGGCAGAAAGGGCCGCAGTAGGAGTGATTACGCCTAAATCTTCGGCGGGGGAATGCGCACCGTAACCTTGGTGGTTATCGCTGGCGGTTAAACCCCAGCAGTTGGGTCCGTAGCCTTTAAACTTTTTCGGATTTTGGAGGCAATAAGCCCGGTTAATTAAGGTATGATTTACATTTTGCTGCCAGTAATCGGCGTACTGGTCTTTTAAACCTTTCGGGTTGAGCCCTAAAAACGAATAATGCGAAAAAAACAAAGGTCCGCCGTAATCAAACCCTAAAGGCAGCTTTATTTTAAAAAAATCCCGGTCGTTGCGAAAAAAATTACTGTTGGTCCAGCCCTGGTGGTAAACGTTGGGATCAATGGCAAATTTAGGCGAAGAGGCCGCTAACACGTAGGTAATCAAACATTCGTTCCAGCCCCGGATCTGGTGGTTCATGCTCCAGCCATTATTGGGGCTCCAGTGCCAGTACAATACATTTTGGCCGCCCTGGGTGTGCCAGTTCCATTCCACGCCTTCCCACATCCACAATATTTTGTTACGCAGCTGGCTTTCGGTAGGATTGTTCTGGGTGAAATATTGCCGGGCACAAATCAGACCTTGAAACAAAAACGACGTTTCTACCAAATCACCCCCGTCATCCTTCGGGCTAAACCGAATAACTTTGCCGGTAGCCCCATCGAGCCAATGCGGAAACACGCCGTGAAACTGATCGGCTTTCCAAAGAAAGTTGACAATTTTTAACGTGCGCTCGGCGGCTTGCTGGCGCGTAATCCAGCCCCGCTCGGCGGCCACAATAATACCCATTAAGCCAAACCCGGTACCCCCAGTAGTTACCACTTCGTCGCCGTAATCAAAAGATTGGTTGCTGCGTTCGCGAGCCATGCCGCTAATTGGGTGGGCAAAATCCCAGAAATAAGCAAACGTTTGTTTTTGCACCAAGTCCAGCAACTGCTCGTCCGACAGGTTTTTAGGTCGCGAACTATCAAAAACATTCGTGTTTTTTTGGAACTTCGTTTTTTGTGCCTGCAGTAATCCGGGCGTTAGAACAAGGCCGATTAAAATAAGAAGAACGTTTTTCATAGGCGGATTTTTTTAAATTTAATGCAAGTAAACGGCTAATTTCTTCTCCCCAGCTGCGCTGCCTAAGTGCAAAGTATATTTCCCAGGCGGTACATTTTCGCCGAATGTTACCGGGTACAAGCCAGGCGCTTTGGGCTCTTGCGGCCAGATATTTTCCGCTACGGTACCATCTTCCTTTTCCAAGTTTAAGGTAAAGCTTCCGGCTGTTTGTATGGCTACATCTAACGGGTATTTATTTTGGTCAGGGTGTTTTAGTAAATCGTATAAACCAGATCTAATTTCGGGTATGGCCAAGTAAAAACCCGTTTCCGGTTTGGGTTGTTGAATGTTGGCTATTAGTAAACCATTCTGCACTTCGGGTATTTTAGTAAATAATTCCCAAAGTAACCTACTACGGTAATTTTCGATCATTATAATAATAGGTCCTTGGTCAATGGCCAGATAATCTTTAGCCACCCAACCTTTCGATCGGTTATAAGCATCGTAAAAGCCGTATTTGCCATAAAGCTGTTTACCTAAAGTAGTATACAAATGTCGCAGCACCTGCATGGAGTAATAAGGTGTATAAGGCATGGAACTAATAGCTGCCGTGGGAGCTATGGTGCCATTATCGTCGGTTGGCTGATGCGCTTTGTAGCCATCCGGATCATCAGAAGCAGTAAGTCCCCATAAACTGGTATGATAGCCGTAAGCTTTGGGGGCTTCGTACAAGCAATAAGCGCGGTCAATGAGGGTATGTTTCACGTTTTGTTCCCAGTAAAAGGTGTACTGGTCTTGCATTTGGCGGGGATCCAGACTCAAAAAAGAATAATGGGCGAAAAATAAGGGGCCGCCGAAGCCAGGACCAATGTTAAGAGTATATCCCTCAGAAGGCAATCCATTGGTAAAACCCGGTGAGTGAAAAGTATTCTGATAAACTGTCGGCGAGATGGCATACGTGGGAGAACTTAAAGCTAGAATATAGGTAATCAGGCATTCGTTCCAGCCCCGGATGGGCATATTCATTTCCCAATTATAATCCGGACTCCAGTGCCAGTATAAAAGATTATCTCCGCGCGAGGCGTACCAATTCCATTCTACGGTTTCCCACAATTGGGTTATTTTACTGCGTAATTCAGTTTCTTTGGCATCGGCATTATTAAAATAAGCCCGGGCCGTTAACAAGCCATTTATCAGGAAAGAAGTTTCTACCAAATCGCCGCCGTTATCTTTCGAGCTAAATGCAATTACTTTACCGGTACTCCCATCGAGCCAATGACTCCAGGCCCCGTGAAACCTATCTGCCGAATTTAAGAAATCGCACATTTTGGTAAGACGCTCAACGGCCTCCGACCGGGTAATCCAACTGCGGTTTACGCCCACAATAATAGCCGAAATCCCAAAGCCAGTGCCGCCACTAGTAACTAAATCGCCGGAACCGGAACGTTCCCGGGCCATACCCGAAACAGGATGGCCATATTCCCAGAAATATTGGAGAGTAGCTTGCTGAACCTTATCTAAAATTTCTTTGTCGGGCGTAATTGGGATTACATCGGGCGTGATTACCGGCGGAGTAGGATTTTCTTCTTCTGCCTTACAGGAAATGAAGGTAATAAGTATTAAAAGGTAAAGCAGGCGAGAGTAGATCATTCATTAACAACTCAAAAACAATTAAAATAAAAGCAGGAAGCCCGATATTCTGGCTTCCTGCTTTTAATACCTAGTAACCAGGATTTTGAGTGAGTTTTCCGCCGCTCAGTTCAATTTGATTTTGCGGAATGGCGTAAACTTCGTTTTTGCCGGGAGTAAAGCTTTTACCTTGCGCCCGCAATACTTCGGCCGCCCGTCCTTGCCGTACCAAATCAAAGAAGCGATCCCCATTTTCTAAAGCTAATTCCACCCGGCGTTCGTGCCAGATTGTATTTCTTAGTTGGGCCTGATCCGTTGTAGTAACTGGATCTAAACCGGCGCGTTCGCGAACGCGGTTTAAAGAACTTAATGCCTTATCGGTTTGACCTAACTCGTTAGCTGCTTCGGCGTGCATTAATAATACTTCGGCTAAGCGCAAAATCCGGATATTCTGGCCATGTCCGTAACCGCATTCTTTCGCCACGGAGCCGGGCACATAGGCTTTTTGATTATAACGAGGATTATCAGCTGTTTCGAGAATTTTATCACCTTCCGGAGTAACTTCCCCGCGGTATAAAATGGTGGCTTCTTTTCGAACATCTCCGGGTTCGAAGGCATTTTCTAAATCGGTGGTAGGAATACTAAAACCCCAGCCAAAAGTAGGCCGGGCACCTTGTACTTCCGCCCATTGACTGTTAGAAGCATCGCAGTTACCCGATATTACTTCCGCCTGAACTTCAAAAATAGACTCGGCATTGTTCTCCCCCGCAAATCGGAAAATCTGGTAATAATCAGACGTTAAAGAATAAGGCAAAGCCATTACCTGCTCAGTCAGGCTTAAAACCTCGGTCCAGGACTTTTGGTACATTTTTACTTTCGCCAGCATGCCTAAAGCGGCTCCTTTCGTAGCCCGTCCCACATTAGCAGCATCGTAACTTACCGGCAGTACCGCCGATGCATCGGTCAGATCGCTAATAATTAGGGCGTATACCTCTTCCGCAGATGCTCGGGTGGGATTTAACTCTTCTGTTGTTTCCGGAATTTTAGTTACCAGTGGAACGCCGCCGAATGCCCGTACTAAGTTAAAATAATAAAAGGCTCGCAGAAATTTAGCTTCGGCCAGCAAGCGAGCCTTTAAGCTTTCATCCATGGTAATGGCCGGTACTCTGGTGAGCACCTGGTTTGTTAGGTTTATGCCCGCGTATTGTCCGCTCCAGTAATCATTCAGCGTAAATTGGGTGGAGGTAAACGTGAAATTATCAAAATCATTCATAAAGGAAGCATCACCCGGCGTACTCCCTTTTTCTGCATCATCA
This region includes:
- a CDS encoding glucoamylase family protein; the protein is MKNVLLILIGLVLTPGLLQAQKTKFQKNTNVFDSSRPKNLSDEQLLDLVQKQTFAYFWDFAHPISGMARERSNQSFDYGDEVVTTGGTGFGLMGIIVAAERGWITRQQAAERTLKIVNFLWKADQFHGVFPHWLDGATGKVIRFSPKDDGGDLVETSFLFQGLICARQYFTQNNPTESQLRNKILWMWEGVEWNWHTQGGQNVLYWHWSPNNGWSMNHQIRGWNECLITYVLAASSPKFAIDPNVYHQGWTNSNFFRNDRDFFKIKLPLGFDYGGPLFFSHYSFLGLNPKGLKDQYADYWQQNVNHTLINRAYCLQNPKKFKGYGPNCWGLTASDNHQGYGAHSPAEDLGVITPTAALSAFPYTPEYSMQALKHFYNDLGDKIWSKYGFVDAFNETENWYAQSHLAIDQGPIIVMIENYRTGLIWKLFMSSPDVQQGLKKLGFQSPELK
- a CDS encoding glucoamylase family protein, whose product is MIYSRLLYLLILITFISCKAEEENPTPPVITPDVIPITPDKEILDKVQQATLQYFWEYGHPVSGMARERSGSGDLVTSGGTGFGISAIIVGVNRSWITRSEAVERLTKMCDFLNSADRFHGAWSHWLDGSTGKVIAFSSKDNGGDLVETSFLINGLLTARAYFNNADAKETELRSKITQLWETVEWNWYASRGDNLLYWHWSPDYNWEMNMPIRGWNECLITYILALSSPTYAISPTVYQNTFHSPGFTNGLPSEGYTLNIGPGFGGPLFFAHYSFLSLDPRQMQDQYTFYWEQNVKHTLIDRAYCLYEAPKAYGYHTSLWGLTASDDPDGYKAHQPTDDNGTIAPTAAISSMPYTPYYSMQVLRHLYTTLGKQLYGKYGFYDAYNRSKGWVAKDYLAIDQGPIIIMIENYRSRLLWELFTKIPEVQNGLLIANIQQPKPETGFYLAIPEIRSGLYDLLKHPDQNKYPLDVAIQTAGSFTLNLEKEDGTVAENIWPQEPKAPGLYPVTFGENVPPGKYTLHLGSAAGEKKLAVYLH
- a CDS encoding RagB/SusD family nutrient uptake outer membrane protein gives rise to the protein MKNIFYKTKCKVLISFSILALGGFYSCKEEFLDVDPQGKPEESEFFVNQEQAVMGVNSIYAHLRSWPVAAFAHLALTTIASDDAEKGSTPGDASFMNDFDNFTFTSTQFTLNDYWSGQYAGINLTNQVLTRVPAITMDESLKARLLAEAKFLRAFYYFNLVRAFGGVPLVTKIPETTEELNPTRASAEEVYALIISDLTDASAVLPVSYDAANVGRATKGAALGMLAKVKMYQKSWTEVLSLTEQVMALPYSLTSDYYQIFRFAGENNAESIFEVQAEVISGNCDASNSQWAEVQGARPTFGWGFSIPTTDLENAFEPGDVRKEATILYRGEVTPEGDKILETADNPRYNQKAYVPGSVAKECGYGHGQNIRILRLAEVLLMHAEAANELGQTDKALSSLNRVRERAGLDPVTTTDQAQLRNTIWHERRVELALENGDRFFDLVRQGRAAEVLRAQGKSFTPGKNEVYAIPQNQIELSGGKLTQNPGY